One window of Papaver somniferum cultivar HN1 chromosome 9, ASM357369v1, whole genome shotgun sequence genomic DNA carries:
- the LOC113310183 gene encoding UDP-glucuronic acid decarboxylase 1-like encodes MKQLHKQSSLNHRRDEENQGSSSHVTSPYSNKTLKNSRTLPRSLSYLLKEQRLLFVLVGILIASSFFILQPTLTKLSPSESHFTRTFVPHIANRDEISDQYSGGGDVNPAFSGGFGTGVGNGGYSSSGGGFSGGDVNAGMGNYRSGKVERVPISIPGKRLRIVVTGGAGFVGSHLVDKLLGRGDSVIVIDNFFTGRKENVMHHFGNPRFELIRHDVVEPILLEVDQIYHLACPASPVHYKFNPIKTIKTNVMGTLNMLGLAKRIGARFLLTSTSEVYGDPLEHPQKETYWGNVNPIGVRSCYDEGKRTAETLAMDYHRGAGVEVRIARIFNTYGPRMCIDDGRVVSNFVAQALRKQPLTVYGDGKQTRSFQYVADLVDGLVALMEGDHVGPFNLGNPGEFTMLELAEVVKQTIDSSATVEFKPNTADDPHMRKPDITKAKELLNWEPKISLNEGLPRMVTDFQKRIDEETQRL; translated from the exons ATGAAGCAACTACATAAACAATCAAGTTTGAATCACAGAAGAGATGAAGAAAATCAAGGATCATCATCTCATGTTACATCACCGTattcaaacaaaaccctaaaGAATTCAAGAACCTTACCTAGATCTTTATCTTACCTTTTGAAAGAACAGAGACTCTTATTTGTTCTCGTTGGTATTTTAATTGCTTCTTCCTTTTTTATCCTGCAACCTACTCTCACTAAActttctccatctgaatctcatTTTACTCGCACATTCGTTCCTCACATTGCTAATCGCGACGAAATTTCCGATCAATACAGTGGCGGTGGTGACGTTAATCCTGCGTTTAGTGGTGGTTTTGGCACTGGTGTTGGAAACGGTGGATATAGTTCTAGTGGTGGAGGATTCAGTGGAGGAGACGTGAATGCTGGAATGGGAAATTATAGGTCAGGTAAGGTCGAGAGAGTTCCGATTTCGATACCAGGGAAGAGATTGAGGATTGTTGTGACGGGTGGAGCTGGATTTGTGGGAAGTCATCTAGTGGATAAACTATTAGGAAGAGGTGATAGTGTAAttgtcattgataatttctttACTGGTAGGAAAGAAAACGTGATGCATCATTTTGGGAATCCAAGATTTGAATTGATAAGACATGATGTGGTTGAACCAATTTTGTTAGAAGTGGATCAGATTTATCATTTAGCTTGTCCTGCTTCACCTGTTCATTACAAGTTCAATCCAATCAAAACTATC AAGACAAATGTTATGGGAACTTTGAATATGTTGGGTTTGGCTAAGAGAATTGGTGCAAGGTTTCTTTTAACAAGTACTAGTGAGGTTTATGGTGATCCACTAGAGCACCCTCAGAAGGAGACTTACTGGGGAAATGTGAATCCAATTG GTGTGAGGAGTTGTTACGATGAAGGCAAACGAACAGCTGAAACTttagcaatggattatcataGAGGAGCAGGTGTTGAG GTGCGCATTGCCCGCATTTTCAATACATATGGACCTCGTATGTGCATTGATGATGGACGTGTTGTTAGCAATTTCGTTGCTCAG GCGCTCCGTAAGCAACCGCTAACAGTCTATGGTGATGGAAAGCAAACACGAAGCTTCCAATATGTTGCTGATTTG GTGGATGGACTGGTAGCCCTAATGGAAGGGGATCATGTCGGACCTTTCAACCTGGGCAACCCAGGAGAGTTCACTATGTTAGAGCTTGCTGAG GTGGTGAAACAAACAATTGATTCTAGTGCGACAGTGGAGTTTAAACCAAACACTGCTGACGATCCACACATGAGGAAACCAGACATTACCAAAGCAAAGGAACTGCTGAATTGGGAGCCAAAAATTTCACTGAATGAAGGCCTGCCTCGGATGGTCACTGATTTTCAGAAGCGAATAGACGAGGAAACACAAAGACTTTAA